The Rahnella aquatilis CIP 78.65 = ATCC 33071 genomic sequence CACAATTTTCAGTCAGCTTTTTATAATTTAAGCCGTTTTAGTCGCGGTTTAATAATCACAATTTCAAAAATCACGCCATTCTGTGAAGCACGTAACAATCAGTGTTTCTCAGTTCTCTATATTTCACTCGCAGCACAGAGAATTGAAATAATATTTCAAATTAATAAACCCTTATTTTCTGCTTCCCTCATGTCACCGGGAGAGTTTTTATGACGCTGAAAAAAGTGAACATCAATAATCCGTTGCAGACCCGCGATGAGGTGCAGCATCTGCTGAAAGAGTTGCTTGCGGCGGTGTCACCTTATACAGAAGAAGGCAAAAGCGGCATCAGTCTCGGGAATTCCACCACCCATTACGGCAAAGAGATTGCCAAAATGGAAGCACTGTCACGCATGCTGTGGGGAATTTTCCCGCTGCTGGCCGGTGGCGGTGAATGTGAAAATTTGCCTTTTTATCTGAATGCCATTCGTTTCGGCACGGATCCGCAGCATCCGCAATACTGGGGGAAAATCCGTGATTTCGATCAGCGCTGTGTGGAAATGGCGGCGTTTGGTGTCGGGCTGACGCTGCTGAATAAGCAACTGTTGCAGCATTTCAGCGCGCAGGAACAGCAAAATCTGGCGGACTGGCTGAACCAGGGACGAGACGCCATCATCCCGAATAATAACTGGAATTTCTTTCCGGTCATGGTGCAGATGGGCTTTAAAGTGTCCGGATTGCCCTGGGACAGCGACGCCGTCGCAGCGCGCTTTGCGCTGATGGAAGATTATTATCTCGGCGATGGCTGGTATTCCGACGGCCCCGGCAGACCGCGTGATTACTACATTTCGATGGCGTTTCATTATTACGGGTTGCTGTACGCACAGAATATGGCGGATGTGGATGCACCGCGTGCGGTCATGCTGCGTGAACGGGCACAATGTTTCGCACAGGATTTCATTACGATGTTTTCTGCGGGCGGCGCGGCGGTGCCTTTCGGACGCAGCCTGGCCTATCGTTTTGCCGAAGCAGCGTTCTGGAGTGCGGCGGCGTACAGCAAACTGGATGTGTTCACCCCGGGCATCATCAAGGGGCTGATTTTACGTCATCTGCGCCACTGGCTGAAAGAGCCGATTTTCGACCGCGACGGCGTGCTGAGTATTGGTTATCACACGCCGAATCTGGTGATGGCTGAAGACTATAACGCGCCGGGTTCACCTTACTGGGCATGCAAACTGTTCCTGGTGCTGGCATTGCCGCCGGACGATGCCTTCTGGCAGGCAGAAGAAGCCCCGCTTCCGACATTGTCCGATACTCACTGCATTCCTCACGCCAGCCAGATTCTGACCCGCGACGCCGAAGGCCAGCATGTCGTGATGCTCACCTCCGGCCAGCTTGAGCTGAATAATTTTGTCAATACCGAAGCCAAATACACCAAATTCGCCTATTCCAGCCAGTTCGGGTTCACGTTAGATCGCGGCCGGTACGGGCTCAATCATGCCGGTTGCGATTCGATGCTGATGCTCTCTGAAGGCGACGGCTATTACCGCGGACGCCGGGACTGTGCCGATACCCGCATCACCGGCGAAATGATTTATTCCCGCTGGCTGCCATGGCGCGACGTATCGGTGCGTACCTGGCTTATTCCCTGCGGCGACTGGCATCTGCGGGTTCATCACATCGAAAATCAGCGTCCGCTGGAGACAGCGGAAGGCGGTTTTGCGGTAATGCAGGAGCCTTCAACACAAACGCAGCAGTTGGCAGAAAAACGTGCGGTCACGGTCACGGCGCGCAACGGCATCAGCCGGATTGTCGCGCTTGAAGACGGCTCGTCGCGCGAAGCCTCCACCGTTGTCACGCCGCCCAACAGCAGCATTATGTTCGCCGAAACCGCCGCCATTCCGGTGCTGAAAAATGCCCTGCCTGCGGGTTCTCACTGGCTGATCACCGCCGTTTGCGCCTCGGCCAGCACGGATATCCGCGACATCACGCTACCGGAAGTTTCCCGTGAGGGGCAGTTGCTGCGCTGGCAATATCCGGGTCATAACGGACAAATCATTTTGGCTTAAACGCCAATACCCGTTTTCAGGAGTCACTATGAAAGCCATAAAAACAGCCAGTAAAACGGCTTACTACAAAATGAGCAGCTTTATATTCCTGTATTTCTTCACCTGGTCTTCAAGCTTCGGGCTATATGCCTTGTGGCTGGGGCAAAAAGCCGGGCTCGACAGTGTCAGTATCGGCACGGTGTTTGCCGTTAACGGTGTGTTCGCGGTGATCATGAAGCCGGTGTATGGCTATATCATGGACAAAATCGGCATGAGCAAATCTCTGCTGTACTTTGTCGTGCTGGTTTCCGCCCTGATGGCACCGTTCTTTATTTTCGTTTATCAGCCCCTGCTGGACAGCCATCTGATGCTCGGGATTATCGTCGGTGCGCTGTATCTGAGCCTCGGCTGGTACGCCGGTGTCGCAGCCTCCGAATCTTATGCTGACCGCTTCAGCCGCCTGTATCACATGGAGTTCGGGCAGGTCCGCATGTGGGGATCACTCGGCTGGGCGCTGGCCGCGTCTTTTTCCGGCGTGCTGTTTAATCTCTCCCCGGCCTGGAACTTCGGGCTGAGCAGCGCCACCTCGCTGGTTATGCTGGCGGTGTTGCTGTCGTTGAAAATCGGCGATGAAGAACTTAAAAATAATGACGTGATTTCACAGCAAAAGATCGTGTTCAGCGATGTGATTTTGCTGCTCAAAAACCGCAAGTTCTGGATGTTCTCGCTCTATGTCGCCGGTGTTGCGTGGATGATGTTTGTCGCCGAACAGCAATTCTCACGCTATTTCGTCACCTTCTTTGACACCAAAGAGCAAGGCAACGCCTGGTACGGTTATCTGAGCACCGTACAGTCCGGCCTCGAATTCCTGATGATGATGGTGATCCCTTTCCTGGTGAATTATTTCGGTGCCAAGAAAAGCCTGCTGCTGGTCGGCGCGCTGGTGGGATTGCGCCTGATTGCTTCCGGGCTGACCAATGATCCGCTGCTGATTTCGATTATCAAACCGTTCTACGGGCTGGAAATCGCGCTGCTGCTGGTGTCGGTGTTCAAATACATCGCCGAGCATTTCAGCAAACGCGTCAATGCCACCATGTATCTGCTGGGCTATCAGGCCATGATTTATGTCGGCTCGATTGTTGTCGCGCCCCCTGCAGGTTACTTCTACGACCGCATCGGTTTTGAACACACGTATCTGATTATGGGCGGTATCGCACTGTGCTTTACGCTGATTTCCGCCTTCACACTATCCGCCTGTCACAGCCTGCGATCAGGCACCCCCGTGCCTGCGGTACAGGCTGAAGTTGAAACTATTGGAATGGAAAGGGAGAAGGTATGACTATCACCATCGCGAAAGAGACGTTATTACCCGTGGAACTGAATCAGCTGGACAGGATCGCCTTTGCACAAAAGATGCAGCGGGCGCGCCAGACCGTGCTGAGCAAAATTTCCCGAAATCTGGAGAAGTTCGGCGATAAGTTCCCGGCGGAAACCTGCGAAAACGGCCATTACCCGCTGACAGAGAATGTGGAATGGACCACCAGTTTCTGGACCGGTCAGCTGTGGCTGGCGTGGGAAATGACCGGCGATAACCGTTACCGGCTGGCGGCAGAAAAGCAGGTGACGTCGTTTGGTAACCGTATCGCCAACCGCCTTGATACCGCGACGCATGACCTCGGTTTTCTCTACAGCCTCTCGTGCGTCAGCGCGTACAAACTGACCGGCAACCGGCAGGCGCGTGGTTTTGCGC encodes the following:
- a CDS encoding DUF2264 domain-containing protein → MTLKKVNINNPLQTRDEVQHLLKELLAAVSPYTEEGKSGISLGNSTTHYGKEIAKMEALSRMLWGIFPLLAGGGECENLPFYLNAIRFGTDPQHPQYWGKIRDFDQRCVEMAAFGVGLTLLNKQLLQHFSAQEQQNLADWLNQGRDAIIPNNNWNFFPVMVQMGFKVSGLPWDSDAVAARFALMEDYYLGDGWYSDGPGRPRDYYISMAFHYYGLLYAQNMADVDAPRAVMLRERAQCFAQDFITMFSAGGAAVPFGRSLAYRFAEAAFWSAAAYSKLDVFTPGIIKGLILRHLRHWLKEPIFDRDGVLSIGYHTPNLVMAEDYNAPGSPYWACKLFLVLALPPDDAFWQAEEAPLPTLSDTHCIPHASQILTRDAEGQHVVMLTSGQLELNNFVNTEAKYTKFAYSSQFGFTLDRGRYGLNHAGCDSMLMLSEGDGYYRGRRDCADTRITGEMIYSRWLPWRDVSVRTWLIPCGDWHLRVHHIENQRPLETAEGGFAVMQEPSTQTQQLAEKRAVTVTARNGISRIVALEDGSSREASTVVTPPNSSIMFAETAAIPVLKNALPAGSHWLITAVCASASTDIRDITLPEVSREGQLLRWQYPGHNGQIILA
- a CDS encoding oligosaccharide MFS transporter, which produces MKAIKTASKTAYYKMSSFIFLYFFTWSSSFGLYALWLGQKAGLDSVSIGTVFAVNGVFAVIMKPVYGYIMDKIGMSKSLLYFVVLVSALMAPFFIFVYQPLLDSHLMLGIIVGALYLSLGWYAGVAASESYADRFSRLYHMEFGQVRMWGSLGWALAASFSGVLFNLSPAWNFGLSSATSLVMLAVLLSLKIGDEELKNNDVISQQKIVFSDVILLLKNRKFWMFSLYVAGVAWMMFVAEQQFSRYFVTFFDTKEQGNAWYGYLSTVQSGLEFLMMMVIPFLVNYFGAKKSLLLVGALVGLRLIASGLTNDPLLISIIKPFYGLEIALLLVSVFKYIAEHFSKRVNATMYLLGYQAMIYVGSIVVAPPAGYFYDRIGFEHTYLIMGGIALCFTLISAFTLSACHSLRSGTPVPAVQAEVETIGMEREKV